One segment of Candidatus Schekmanbacteria bacterium DNA contains the following:
- a CDS encoding DUF362 domain-containing protein encodes MNRKKSRRRFLKQTAIGTLGVSLFPSISKNLFSEEKKKPIYSIRKGCGNFFFKNGKPLLLDIAGKDKFKRLEAGISKLEGFSNLIKGRKITLKPNTVAPNPYPVCTDPKFINHLCKILKDFSPSEISIYDSSGRTAAKFSAMGFEEISKKFGVKLVPDKPGNQKLFLPVKRKEWKVMSVIEISKHLYESEVIINLPTIKRHGEAAFSSAMKNHFGSVYGPNRWDNHARLRDKKNPAIVHKEFRIPFRLLAAEFSDVVRCELNIVDAEDLLIKSGPLLAGAEIKKGVGRLLISGDISGCDLVASKIMAENDDTYSEEMWKPVIDYAKELGLGENNIDSINIEKVIL; translated from the coding sequence ATGAATAGAAAAAAATCAAGGAGGCGTTTCTTAAAGCAAACAGCAATCGGCACTCTAGGAGTTTCGCTGTTTCCATCTATTTCCAAGAATCTTTTCTCAGAAGAAAAAAAGAAACCTATCTATTCAATAAGAAAAGGATGTGGAAATTTTTTCTTTAAAAATGGGAAACCACTGCTTTTAGATATCGCAGGAAAAGACAAATTCAAACGCCTTGAAGCCGGAATATCAAAGCTCGAAGGCTTTTCAAATCTCATCAAAGGAAGAAAAATCACCTTGAAACCAAACACCGTTGCGCCAAATCCCTATCCTGTCTGCACTGATCCCAAATTTATCAATCATCTTTGCAAAATCTTGAAGGATTTTTCACCTTCTGAAATATCCATTTATGATTCATCAGGACGAACTGCTGCAAAATTTTCCGCAATGGGTTTTGAAGAGATTTCAAAAAAATTCGGAGTAAAGCTCGTCCCCGACAAACCGGGAAACCAAAAATTGTTTCTTCCTGTAAAAAGAAAAGAATGGAAGGTAATGTCTGTTATAGAAATTTCAAAACATCTCTATGAAAGCGAAGTCATAATAAATCTGCCAACAATTAAAAGGCATGGGGAAGCGGCTTTTAGCTCAGCTATGAAAAACCATTTCGGTTCAGTTTATGGTCCCAATAGATGGGACAACCATGCAAGACTGCGCGATAAGAAAAATCCGGCAATAGTTCATAAAGAATTTCGCATTCCCTTCAGGCTTCTTGCAGCCGAATTTTCTGATGTTGTAAGGTGCGAGCTTAATATAGTAGATGCAGAGGATTTGCTTATAAAGAGTGGCCCACTACTTGCAGGTGCTGAAATCAAGAAGGGAGTGGGACGTCTTCTCATATCAGGAGATATTTCAGGATGCGATCTTGTTGCTTCAAAAATAATGGCTGAAAATGACGACACATACAGCGAAGAGATGTGGAAGCCCGTCATCGATTATGCAAAAGAGCTTGGATTGGGTGAAAACAATATTGACTCCATAAATATTGAAAAAGTTATACTTTAA